The Oscillatoria salina IIICB1 genome includes a region encoding these proteins:
- a CDS encoding DUF4433 domain-containing protein: MLKTYFQIIAKENIILADNQKFILSLLMPTPIYHITHVNNLSSILNSSGLIAFNQLKQQRANYTDIAHQTIQDRRARKQVPCGAGGVLHDYVPFYFAPRSPMLYTINRGNVQCKFC, encoded by the coding sequence TTGCTGAAAACCTACTTTCAGATTATTGCAAAAGAGAATATCATCTTAGCAGATAACCAGAAATTTATCCTTTCTCTATTAATGCCTACTCCGATTTACCATATCACTCATGTTAATAATCTCTCATCAATTCTGAACTCAAGTGGATTAATTGCTTTCAATCAGCTAAAACAACAACGAGCTAACTACACAGATATTGCTCATCAAACAATTCAAGATAGACGAGCGAGAAAACAAGTTCCCTGTGGTGCTGGGGGTGTATTGCATGATTATGTTCCTTTTTATTTTGCACCTCGTTCGCCAATGCTTTACACTATTAATAGAGGAAATGTGCAATGCAAATTTTGTTGA
- a CDS encoding Uma2 family endonuclease, protein MLSIGTQKSDRITTITNTTWAEYISLDLPSKRVSFRNGVITIVSPGRNHELIGDYLRLIILGYCRQSNIPVFTFNQTTLKEEGKEGKEPDVAYCFETDKDKPDLAVEVNLTSGNIDDLTKYQYLKIAEVWLWENNQIRFFVYRESGYLELTVSNFLPSLNSDRVTEIVNSCFGKSVLEVEKYFS, encoded by the coding sequence ATGTTAAGCATTGGAACACAAAAAAGCGATCGCATTACCACCATTACGAATACGACTTGGGCTGAATATATTAGTTTAGATTTGCCGAGTAAACGAGTCTCATTTCGCAACGGAGTAATTACAATTGTGTCCCCAGGACGTAACCATGAATTGATTGGTGACTATCTTAGGTTGATTATTTTGGGCTATTGTCGTCAATCGAATATTCCTGTTTTCACCTTTAATCAAACTACCCTCAAGGAAGAAGGGAAAGAAGGGAAAGAACCCGACGTGGCTTATTGTTTTGAGACAGATAAAGACAAGCCAGATTTGGCGGTAGAAGTTAATCTAACATCAGGGAATATCGACGATTTAACTAAATATCAATATTTAAAGATTGCTGAAGTTTGGCTATGGGAAAATAATCAAATTAGATTCTTTGTTTATCGCGAGTCAGGATATTTAGAATTAACTGTAAGCAATTTTTTGCCTAGCTTAAACAGCGATCGCGTTACCGAAATCGTGAATAGTTGTTTTGGCAAAAGTGTTTTAGAAGTAGAAAAATATTTCTCTTAA